TTAGTCATCACCTGCCGCAAGATAGCCTAAAACCGAAACTACTCATATGTGAACCAAATATTCTAGAACAACAAATACTAGTTTATTGTGACTTCATATATGAGTTAAATCACCACTCTTCTTATGATTTTTGATATAGCAACCCAAAAGGTCAAATATGAAAATCAAATCATAAGAAAGTAAGCCAATAATGAGATCAAAACTTAAACTATGAAATCCAAAGttcatctcataaaccgaaagtAACACAAAGAAGATTCATAAATCGTAACaagtattataattacaatacaagaatttataatataaaaaattatcATTAATTTTATTAGTAATTCGAATAAACTTTACACAAATAACGATTTCTAATCAAAAATATGATTAATCTATTTGCTAAAAAGATTAAACAAGAAAACTCTTCTTAATATTTTGATGCACTTTGATTATCCAATGATGCTTCTTCAGTGTACAACTCAAGAGACTTGTCAACAATCGTCCCTTGTTTCCCTAGGCCTCCACTTGAAATTATTAAAGCCCAAACCCTAATAGGCATATATACAAAGCCAAAGCAAGCCCAACCTGCTCCCATGTAAACTGCACTTATTGCCTCAATCAGAAGTATACAGTACAGAAACGTGGCATCCATCCTGGCCATTGATACATCAAAATGTTTCTTGAGATTCTACAGGGGTAATAGTACAGAGAGGTTTATAAAATTTCTCTCTGGTTTCTCACAGACACAAGGTCATTTCTCTCCTCCTCACTGAAACGGATAACGTTCTCCCCTTTCCCTCTTCTCCTCCTTTTCTTTAAAAAACCCCCCTAAATATTTAGGGTTTTAGAGACTTAAATTCTTCAATTGTTTACAGAAATGGCCATGTCTTTGAGTTGTTCGTGTTGGTCTACTGTTATGTCTGCAGATATAGCGATTACTAggtcatcttcttctttgtcaccATTATCTCgtgtttcttttccttcttcggTTAGCTCAAGAGCTGTTCGTTCTGTAACTTGTGCGGCTGCATCTTCTTCTCCTACGCCTGCAACACCGCGTAAACCAAGAGGGATTACTAAGCCTAAACCTATTTCTCCTGCTATGCAAGAATTACTCGGAGTTACTGAAATTCCTCGTACTCAAGCTCTTAAACAGATTTGGGCTTACATTAAGGAGCATAATCTTCAGGTGATTTATCCCACATTCATTTCTTGTTTAATTTTGTAATTTATTTCAAGTGTTTTTTGGGGTAAAATAATGGGTTCTGTGTAATTTTGGTGTCTGTGGCTATATTATCTCTTGATGATAATTTGGTGAGATTTAATATTTTAGTGTTTTAGCTTTTTTTATGTTAATTGTCTGACGATTTGGATAAGGTTAGTTTCGGGTTTGCAGTCTTTGGACCCTTACCCTTAACAAAGGGTTCAATATAATCATAGGAAAGGAGTGATGGAACCCTCTGAGGAGAAATGTAGCCTCTTCATGAGCCTCTTTTgtatttttgttctttcttttgatgCTGTTGCTGATTTAGCGTGTTCATGTACTTGtgttgtttatgttgatgatattagttTTTGTTAGTCAGTTGCGGATTGCTCCAGTTATGTTATGTTAACTTAGTAATAGTTGAGTATAGGCATATCAATGTGACACAACTTGGAATCATATTACAAGATTAAATGGTTATTATGTTGAAACTATGGTGGTAGTGATAAGGTAAGGTgggggagatggtggtggtggcagaaaaAGAAGGGAGAATGGAAAATAACTTTATTTTATTGAAGTGTTTTTTTGGGGGTAACTTAATGGGTTTTGTTTATGTTCTGTGGCTGTGTTCTCTCTTAGGAGGTTAATTTAATGAGATGATTTTTTGTGTGTCTTACTGTTCAGtttttgtatgtttttaagtTTTGATGTTTTGGATAAGGTCTGTTTTGGACCCTTTTCTTTAACAAAGAGTTCAATCTAGTCGCAAGAAAGGGGTGATGGGGAGCTCCTCTTGCGGGAAATGTAGCCTATTCATGATACCTTTTTCgtagttttcttctttctttactGTGTTATCCTTTGTGTTTTCTGAATGCTGTCTTTGTGTGTTTGTCCAATGCGTGTTGTTTTTGTTGgtgatatttgttttgatagtATAGGGATATCAAAAATAAATGATGGTTAGATGGTGTCGGATATGGTGGTATTGATGAGATGATGATAAGTTTTCAAGGAGTAACAGTAGTGCTAACTAATTTTGATGTTAGTTAGGAATCTATGATTCTTCATTCTGTTATGCTAGAGAGTCTTACAGATTCTGTAATGTCATCTGTTGGTTGGTGAGCAGTCGGTGTTTGATTTTCCAATTTGTAATGAGTCAAAAGACAACCACTTGTTCTGCCAGCAGTTGCCCTTCAAATAGGGGTTTCTGAATGGAACTTTTTCTCTTGTTTAATGGTTGTGGAAAGGAAATTCATGACTTACCTTTGTGCATTTTTGAAGCTGGTGTTATTTTCGTTCTTCATATGTGTGATGGGTTTTTTCCTGTGTTGGCTGTATAATtgttttgtaatttttgtttgttCTAGTTCGTCAGGAAACATGATTTCTTAGTAGTGTGTGGGAAGTGCTGCTACCAAGTTAACTTCAGTGTGTGGGAAGCGTGCATAATCCCATGACTGGCGTTGCTGATATAGGATAACTACATTAACTTGTCTAGTCATTTAGTTAGCAGCATGCATAATTCGCTATGGAGCTGGTGTTACTTTCATTCTTCATATGTGTGATGGGTTTTTTCCAGTGTTGTCTGCGTAATtcttttgtaatttttgtttgttCTAGTTCGTTAGGAAACATGATTTCTTTATTAGTTTGTGTGAAGTTCTGCTACCAAGTTAACTTCAGTGTGTGGGAAGCATGCATAATCCCATGACTGGTGTTGCCGATATAGGATAACTACAATAACCTGTCTAGTCTTTTAGTTAGCACTAGCAGCATGCATAATTCCATGACTCCTATATCAGAATTGCATCTTTGTCTCGTGCGAATACACTTATGATTTCTTCTCTATCACGGTATTACCTATGTGGCTATGACCTATAGAATCTAACCAATCCTGATTGTATCGTTCTTGTATGATAAAAGCTTGTCCACACTTTAAACATTGTTGATGTGGTTTTCTTAAAATTTAGTGGTGACTCGGTTCTTTTTAACTCATTTGTATTTGTTCGTCACAAACTACAGGACCCAGAGAACAAGAAAATCATTGTGTGTGATGAGAAGCTGAAGAAAATCTTTGCTGGCAAAGAACGTGTTGGTTTTCTTGAGATCTCAGGGTTGCTCAATCCTCACTTCATCAAGTGAAATGTAGTGAACCAGTCAGAGGTACATCTAGGAGGGTGTTGCAGGCATTAAAATGGAGCTATGTGTAAATGAGCTTTTTTGTGTTCAGTAGTTGATCAATAGTAGTAACAGGGCAGACTTAAGTTGTTCGTAGCTTCCTATATTGCTTTAAATCTCCTTTGGGTTTCAATCAAACTAGCCTTAGTTTTTATGTCAATTTTTGCTCTGGGGTTATTATATAGTTAGTAGACTTTTGATATCAATCCTATTTTGTTAACTGTTGTCAGTGATCTGATTTGACTATGCTTACCCGTTTGTGGAATTGACATCTGCTTCTGCTGCTCTGCGTGCGTGGGTTATGTTAACTATTTGCCTATGTCTATTATTCTATCTGCTTGAAAAGTTTTGCAAGCTTTTGAAATTACATGGATTGAAGACTACTGGGAACACTGAAATATTCAGCAATTTAAAATAGATCTGGTTCGAGACGCTCAGTGTTTTTATTTCAGTCAAAACCCTTGTTTATTCTACAAAATGAAATCTGATGTGTGGAGGTGCTTAATCTTTAGCTGGATTTGTGAACAAACATGCCATAAGTATCTCGTGGTTGGCTTGTTTTGTCTGAGTTGAACGAGCCTTTGTACacgtagaaattgacgtttagtcccataTTAGTTGGGCTTTAGACAGTCTAGTCCATCCTCCTCAAGCCTAGTACTAGGAAGTCCAAATTTCCCTATTCTAGAACGAGTTAATCCTTTAATGAACGATTcaatccaaaatatttttttagtaGGACAAAAATATCCCTTACAGTGAACACAGTATACTAGTGATTCTAAATcatttcttcatttttcattattgGGAGAGCACTGCAGCGAAAACAAAATTAGGTTTTAATTGTTCATCATATTTCAGATCGATTATTCCTTTCAAACCTCTTTGATTTCTCTCTTAATCTCTTGTTCTTCTCGATTTAGTTTTCTCTAAATCTCTAGAAATGGCGAATATGACATCAAatatgtggaaaagtttaagattctCAATCGTCTCAAAAATGTAAACTAATTAATCAATTTGATTCGGTATCAACATTGCCTGCTCATGCCATGGTAGTCTGCAAATGTTGCAAGGTACTTTGTCTGACTATCtcatctttattttcttcttgatCTCGCTGTAATTTCAGTTTTAGGTACaaattttgacgtaaatcgtaaCGATTTAACCCAATTTGAGAAATTAGGTTAGACTACAGGTATTAATTAGACAAACGTTAATGATATGTGAGATCTGATTCTTGTGTAATATAGTTAAAGTTAGGCGTAGTTACATTTGGTTCAATAATTTGGGTATTTTTGATTGTTAAGAACATAGATTTTGGGGCACTGGAAAGTTTTTAGTTGATGTGTGTTGGAAAATCTGGGTGAAAATAATTTAATTAATACTTTGTATGGATTTGTTATATGTTTGGTTTCTAATTTGAGGAGAGATTTTGAATTTAGGCGACTAAGCTCTACTGTTTTGTTCACAAAGTTCTTGTATGTGGGGAGTGCATTTGCTTTCCGTAACATCAAATATGCGTGGTACCTGTCGTAAGCTTTATCATTGTATcaatttggtatttttctccaaactgaCTACAATAatgcattttgttttgttttcggcGTTTTCCGGAATCTTACTTGTTTTGAAGAATGTTAATACTCCAAATAATTCCCGAATAATATCATAGAATCATGGCTATTTCCACATTTGGTTCTTAAGAGTGCATGCTGACTGTTTGAGAAGACTCCTTGCAGAAAAGAAATTGTCAAATGCCTACATGTTAAGTCTCTTTGAAATGAGGCAAAGAATTTTAAGATAGGCGTAACACATGATTTTTTTCTAATACTTGGTTGAagagtaatatatatatatatatatatatgcaggtgCAAAACTTTTGTTGTCCCCTTGTTGTGCTATCAGTTAACTAGTTAATAAGCTTTGAACCACCAACATTTTGGTTTTGATTAACTAATTTAATAATGCTCTAATGTTTGTGTAGAGAGCTTGGGAATCAGAATCTACATGGTGTATTACCTCCATAGCTTGTCAAACTTCCCTATCTGGAAGCGATGTAAGACTCACCAATATATTTTAAAGAGCTCTTCTTAGCCAAGTGTAAGATCCCCTGTCATTTCATTCTAACTAGGATTTGTAATATAGTTTTGGATATTATAGAAATATATTTCGGTAATTAGAGGTAgattaaattcaaaaacaagataggtgtattttcttgtacaccagtTTTGGATATTGTAGAAACATAAAGGTGCACTACTTTTTTTCTTGTTATGTGAGGTGTATATGTTTGTACACCATTTATAATTTAATTTATAGGCATGAAGGAATATAGTTGCAGTAAATTTTAAAACCTAAGGAGCTTCATTTGAAGGTTAATTATTTCTCGCTATATGTTTGTAACCTAAGTTATAAGCCATCCCACTATCTATAATTGAGTTGTTCTTGAAAGTAAATGTATTTTTCTAATCTACTAAGTAAAAAGTAGTTGAGATCTATATTATGGACCCTTTATTGTCCCCTAATGTCCCATTTAAATTAGTCCAAACGTTGCTTTAGCGCCTAAACTGACCCATGATTCTGCATGAAAAATGAATCTCCAGAATAGAATGGCAGTGAGACTGTGGTAAGTTCATATTGTCTCTACTATCTATAATTCAGCTTTCATTTTACACATTGTGTTATGATTACAGGTTCATAGTTTATTGAAGGACCTTGTGCATACGGATGGCAGTGAGACTGGTAAGCCcatattgattcttaatgtgtacattattgtacacatgttaattgtacatatttgtacacatgCTTCTCACTGTACAAGAACCTTCTAtttaagatttattttttattctctGTCTACATCTCTAATATGATATGTGATGTTAACTCAGAGGAAAGCTGGTGTTGATGACGACAGTAAAATTTAATG
This is a stretch of genomic DNA from Papaver somniferum cultivar HN1 chromosome 1, ASM357369v1, whole genome shotgun sequence. It encodes these proteins:
- the LOC113293496 gene encoding zinc finger CCCH domain-containing protein 44-like — encoded protein: MAMSLSCSCWSTVMSADIAITRSSSSLSPLSRVSFPSSVSSRAVRSVTCAAASSSPTPATPRKPRGITKPKPISPAMQELLGVTEIPRTQALKQIWAYIKEHNLQDPENKKIIVCDEKLKKIFAGKERVGFLEISGLLNPHFIK